The proteins below come from a single Carnobacterium divergens DSM 20623 genomic window:
- a CDS encoding DUF4325 domain-containing protein, with translation MNSIHDNEILSYEVNLRNKKIILNTLTSNTEKKVKVSFTDVYAHSFEDELFGSIILDIEKSTLTKFIESNSELLDQRKNYLWPTIYETTNELLQKLESENISYYIIYSSYGLSGWVLSKDLTITNVTQE, from the coding sequence ATGAACTCAATTCATGATAATGAAATTCTTTCTTACGAAGTAAACCTACGAAATAAAAAAATTATATTAAATACTCTTACATCAAATACTGAAAAAAAAGTGAAAGTTAGCTTTACTGATGTGTATGCTCATAGTTTTGAAGATGAACTCTTTGGAAGTATAATTCTTGATATTGAAAAATCTACACTGACTAAATTTATAGAATCAAATAGTGAGTTATTAGATCAAAGAAAAAATTACTTATGGCCTACGATTTATGAAACAACTAATGAATTACTTCAAAAATTAGAATCTGAAAATATTTCATACTATATTATTTATTCATCGTATGGATTGAGTGGCTGGGTATTATCTAAAGATTTGACTATCACTAATGTTACTCAAGAATGA
- a CDS encoding PaaI family thioesterase — translation MKTNHFYKRRLTMNLLTALGIVTKRANQEEVQLTLEITEQHQQPFGLMHGGISGILIETAASIGANTYLDTTQEVAVGLELNLNHLASFQKGHLIVTATPIHTGKQTHVWQAVVSTDTGKKISVGRCTLMIQRLG, via the coding sequence ATGAAGACAAATCATTTTTACAAAAGGAGACTCACCATGAATTTATTAACAGCATTAGGTATCGTCACTAAAAGGGCGAATCAAGAAGAAGTTCAATTGACTCTCGAAATTACAGAACAGCACCAACAGCCATTTGGTCTCATGCATGGTGGCATATCTGGTATTTTAATTGAAACGGCTGCAAGTATTGGTGCAAATACTTATTTAGATACTACTCAAGAAGTCGCGGTGGGGCTGGAGCTTAACCTCAATCATTTGGCTAGTTTCCAAAAAGGACACTTGATTGTGACCGCTACACCGATTCATACTGGAAAGCAAACTCATGTGTGGCAAGCGGTTGTTTCTACCGATACAGGTAAGAAAATTAGCGTTGGGCGCTGTACGTTGATGATTCAAAGACTTGGCTAA
- a CDS encoding heavy metal-binding domain-containing protein, with protein sequence MLITTTEAIPGKDYEVIGEVFGLTTQSKNVFKNIGANLKNIVGGEIKAYTEMLEESREKAIERLKQNAKDMGADAVVMMRFDSGSIGTDMQSVAAYGTAVKYK encoded by the coding sequence ATGCTAATAACAACTACTGAAGCGATACCAGGAAAAGACTATGAAGTAATCGGGGAAGTTTTTGGACTAACTACACAATCCAAAAATGTATTTAAAAATATTGGCGCTAATTTGAAAAACATTGTGGGTGGTGAAATAAAAGCCTACACGGAAATGTTGGAAGAATCTCGTGAAAAAGCGATTGAACGCTTGAAACAAAATGCTAAGGACATGGGAGCAGACGCCGTTGTGATGATGCGCTTTGATTCCGGTTCGATTGGAACAGATATGCAGTCCGTTGCAGCTTATGGAACAGCCGTAAAATACAAATAA
- a CDS encoding glycoside hydrolase family 73 protein, with the protein MAPLSITKKKFLPIIFLVLSLLLCLSFVLNNTQKKEVPLTQHDYSTAYQQKFIDEIVLEAQALQQQTNLFASITIAQAILESDWGRSDLAVDSHNLFGIKGSFNDQSSTLPTDEFENGERITIEASFKKYDTIQESMVDHIDFLNGGTYEAVKTSTDYKEAAYALQNGGYATDPHYAEKLIELIEQFKLNKYDQQRSLS; encoded by the coding sequence ATGGCACCTTTAAGTATCACGAAAAAAAAATTCTTACCGATTATTTTCCTTGTATTATCTCTCTTACTCTGTCTATCTTTCGTTCTAAATAACACACAAAAAAAGGAAGTACCACTCACACAACATGACTATTCAACAGCTTATCAACAAAAATTCATTGATGAAATAGTTTTGGAAGCCCAAGCTCTTCAACAGCAAACAAACTTATTTGCAAGTATTACAATTGCTCAAGCAATTTTAGAATCTGACTGGGGACGAAGTGATTTGGCAGTTGATTCTCATAATCTATTTGGAATCAAAGGAAGTTTCAACGATCAATCTAGCACTCTTCCAACTGATGAATTTGAAAATGGAGAACGTATTACAATTGAGGCTAGCTTTAAAAAATATGACACTATCCAAGAATCCATGGTGGATCACATTGATTTTCTAAATGGCGGAACGTATGAAGCTGTTAAAACTAGTACGGATTACAAAGAAGCAGCTTACGCCTTACAAAATGGTGGCTATGCCACTGACCCTCATTATGCTGAAAAATTAATCGAACTGATTGAGCAGTTTAAGTTAAATAAATATGACCAACAAAGGAGTTTATCATGA
- a CDS encoding sensor histidine kinase, which yields MKSKKISTTLTVTLSSILIASFILMFLLNTLILPHYYFSKMEDKVSQVMTSIKALPDTKRTTDALNQLENTQQVTILKLKNDPANIDDFNEALNTQLNRKRVALNRFWITEETLTQLQKSPSSIQRIFDQGKQKSSFLVEMAMMKDTFYLVGVSTVDFTETVEIINTFNLISLSVTLLIIIVLIYFSAKKITDPLVNLKTIAEEISTLTFVTTTDIPSNEIGELAISINKMSHALARYQQNLLATNKQLKQFTADLTHELKTPIAVIKAYGSGIEDGLDDGTYLSVILQQTQRLNEIVDQMLTYAKLESQPLQKNSLQLSECWNQSAMALTPMMKKEHILLLEAKTDQPLSTIEADPTLIKRVFDNLLTNSIKYTTDKEIQVTWRETATLIEFSISNQTNLPTGFDVDKLWEAFYVYEKSRNKDLSGTGLGLPIIKSIMEEHGFSIEAKLVHHLLVFTLTFHKNETKNS from the coding sequence ATGAAATCTAAAAAAATAAGTACTACGTTAACCGTGACTCTATCGTCGATTTTAATTGCTAGTTTTATTTTAATGTTTCTTCTCAACACCTTGATTTTGCCTCATTACTATTTTTCAAAAATGGAAGATAAAGTAAGTCAGGTGATGACATCTATTAAAGCCTTACCTGATACAAAAAGAACAACAGATGCATTAAATCAGTTAGAAAATACCCAACAAGTAACTATTTTAAAGTTAAAAAATGACCCTGCCAACATTGATGATTTTAATGAAGCTTTAAATACACAACTTAATCGCAAAAGAGTTGCCTTAAATCGGTTTTGGATTACTGAAGAAACTTTAACTCAACTTCAAAAAAGCCCTTCATCTATCCAGCGAATCTTCGATCAAGGAAAACAAAAATCAAGCTTCTTAGTAGAGATGGCAATGATGAAGGACACTTTTTATCTCGTTGGCGTTTCAACAGTGGATTTTACAGAAACCGTTGAAATTATTAATACCTTCAATTTAATCTCTTTAAGCGTGACCTTGCTTATTATTATTGTCTTAATTTATTTTTCTGCAAAAAAAATAACTGATCCTTTAGTTAATTTAAAAACCATTGCTGAAGAAATTTCTACGTTAACCTTTGTCACAACGACAGATATCCCTAGCAATGAAATTGGTGAATTAGCCATCAGCATCAATAAAATGAGTCACGCACTTGCACGTTACCAACAAAATTTATTAGCTACTAATAAACAATTAAAGCAATTTACAGCGGATTTGACCCATGAACTAAAAACTCCGATTGCAGTGATTAAAGCCTATGGTTCAGGAATTGAAGACGGTTTAGATGATGGGACCTATCTCAGCGTTATCTTGCAACAAACCCAACGTCTAAATGAAATCGTAGACCAAATGTTAACCTATGCCAAGCTTGAATCCCAGCCTCTTCAAAAAAATTCCCTTCAGCTAAGTGAGTGTTGGAATCAAAGTGCTATGGCGTTAACTCCGATGATGAAAAAAGAGCATATCTTATTATTAGAAGCCAAAACGGATCAACCCTTATCTACTATTGAAGCTGATCCAACACTTATTAAACGTGTTTTCGATAACCTTCTAACAAATAGTATTAAATACACAACCGATAAGGAAATCCAAGTAACTTGGCGAGAAACTGCTACATTGATTGAATTTTCTATTAGCAATCAAACAAACTTACCGACTGGATTCGATGTAGATAAACTTTGGGAAGCTTTTTACGTTTATGAAAAGTCTCGAAACAAAGATTTATCAGGGACGGGGTTAGGGTTGCCGATTATCAAATCAATTATGGAAGAACATGGATTCAGTATTGAAGCAAAATTAGTTCATCATTTGTTAGTGTTTACGTTGACTTTTCATAAAAATGAAACAAAAAACAGTTAA
- a CDS encoding DUF3958 family protein — MEQQPTIEGLQEQLKVVTEDRYQAETSLHELERNTEDVQSIFQKIQQLFNELRETWQEGEMSAQIADLQQETVYQQQGYLYESEEDYEKLQKKKHALMAKEDELYYQKLNLSREEQTHEH, encoded by the coding sequence TTGGAGCAACAACCAACTATTGAAGGGCTACAAGAACAATTAAAGGTTGTAACGGAAGATCGCTACCAGGCAGAAACGTCTCTCCATGAGCTGGAACGAAATACAGAAGACGTCCAGTCTATTTTTCAAAAGATCCAACAGCTTTTTAATGAACTGCGTGAGACCTGGCAAGAGGGCGAAATGAGTGCCCAAATCGCAGACTTACAACAAGAAACGGTGTATCAGCAACAAGGATATCTCTATGAAAGCGAAGAGGATTACGAGAAGTTACAAAAGAAAAAACATGCTCTTATGGCTAAAGAAGATGAACTCTATTATCAAAAATTGAATCTGAGCCGAGAGGAGCAAACACATGAGCATTAA
- a CDS encoding response regulator transcription factor, protein MNILIADDSPEIVHIVSAYLKKDGFSVFTASNGEEALDIFYQKKIDLAIIDWMMPKIDGIEVTKTIKAESPVKVLMLTAKNTGADEFLSLTSGADDYITKPFHPQVLMLRIKKLLGLAQTILIQDLMIDPTNMKVWKKDETIDLTKKEFELLMMLFKNRGTILTREQLLIGVWGMEYDGVERTVDTHIRRLREKVGTSIVHTKRGVGYTIENEI, encoded by the coding sequence ATGAATATTTTAATTGCCGATGATAGTCCAGAAATTGTCCATATTGTCAGTGCTTATTTAAAAAAAGATGGTTTTAGTGTATTTACAGCATCCAACGGTGAAGAAGCCCTAGATATTTTTTATCAAAAAAAAATTGATTTAGCCATTATTGATTGGATGATGCCTAAAATAGATGGCATCGAAGTCACCAAAACGATTAAAGCAGAAAGTCCTGTAAAAGTGCTGATGTTGACTGCAAAAAATACAGGTGCTGACGAGTTTCTTTCATTAACAAGTGGCGCCGATGACTACATCACGAAGCCCTTCCATCCGCAAGTCTTAATGTTGCGCATCAAAAAATTATTAGGTTTGGCTCAAACAATTCTCATTCAAGATTTGATGATTGATCCTACCAATATGAAAGTCTGGAAAAAAGATGAAACCATCGATTTAACGAAAAAAGAGTTTGAATTATTGATGATGCTTTTTAAAAATCGTGGCACTATTTTAACCAGAGAACAATTGTTAATTGGCGTGTGGGGAATGGAATATGATGGCGTTGAACGAACTGTCGACACTCACATCAGACGACTCCGGGAAAAAGTTGGAACCTCTATCGTCCATACAAAACGAGGAGTGGGATATACCATTGAAAATGAAATCTAA
- a CDS encoding TIGR04197 family type VII secretion effector, whose product MGVVQSNFNQASSLATELSNATQAFSHSSSISKASATTVSGNQKASLTIDQSQSLLTSFLGALQRDSQNIQSVATDFEAMDQKLEKSLLNLN is encoded by the coding sequence ATGGGAGTAGTCCAAAGTAATTTTAATCAAGCAAGTTCTTTAGCTACAGAATTAAGTAATGCAACACAAGCCTTCTCTCACTCTAGTTCAATTTCAAAAGCTTCAGCTACGACCGTATCTGGAAACCAAAAAGCAAGTCTGACGATTGATCAATCTCAATCATTGTTGACGAGCTTTCTAGGTGCCTTACAACGCGACAGCCAAAATATCCAAAGTGTTGCGACGGATTTTGAAGCGATGGATCAAAAACTAGAGAAATCCTTATTAAACTTAAACTAA
- a CDS encoding CPBP family intramembrane glutamic endopeptidase produces the protein MYELKENLSGRKIIIGSLLLLIGFTLLMVYSWAWWGLFVGGAIAWIIVFGTTGRESFHFPKKLWVIPLGVLLYFVVGIVVGVIAKALGLHWASSPAVGHLNELIFMLPIMLMGEELLGIGILEVARKKRLSITISTLISAVIFGLLHVIPYWDGSLFSTVLHVLLLQGVARIIFNFIYLKTGNSIWGSWVAHMLVDIIALFVAQSIM, from the coding sequence ATGTATGAATTAAAAGAAAATTTATCTGGAAGAAAAATCATTATCGGTTCCCTTCTATTATTGATAGGATTTACCTTACTCATGGTTTACAGTTGGGCTTGGTGGGGACTATTTGTTGGAGGAGCGATCGCTTGGATAATTGTTTTTGGTACTACTGGACGTGAATCGTTTCATTTTCCAAAAAAATTGTGGGTTATTCCATTAGGTGTCCTGCTTTATTTTGTTGTTGGAATTGTCGTCGGCGTAATTGCAAAAGCACTTGGACTACATTGGGCAAGTAGTCCCGCAGTTGGTCATCTTAACGAACTCATCTTCATGCTTCCTATTATGTTAATGGGAGAAGAGTTGTTGGGCATAGGCATTTTAGAAGTTGCACGAAAAAAAAGATTGTCCATCACTATAAGTACACTAATAAGTGCTGTAATTTTTGGTTTACTGCATGTGATTCCATATTGGGATGGCAGTCTATTTTCAACCGTATTGCATGTTTTACTTTTGCAAGGTGTTGCTAGAATTATTTTTAACTTCATTTATTTGAAAACAGGAAATAGTATTTGGGGCTCTTGGGTAGCCCATATGCTAGTAGATATCATTGCATTATTTGTGGCGCAATCTATCATGTAG
- a CDS encoding T7SS effector LXG polymorphic toxin, whose protein sequence is MSINLFVGEVNTQTKAIKSYCNSVISGMTHVQTALSKIILEPSLKGNTYDSAKAYFQTAYLPATRGFILVCETAIRANQQFISDYKSNVDANSLQEDVLISQISRLDSMSSALDSIAIPKVFTQNIVDNLQSAKEKTAKKLDKLREFNHTSVSIFDDLEQQLQNLETGVTMIAEGKAWNGTTGTFSTTGLNMEWAQAIDQAWEERLKEQAKKDKPKKKKEKIPWWEKTMTGALDFLQGAGIAVVEINTGEKAKKVNQKFQNNQNYHYGKLFGTGLTGIQSLTEMYQGANMAIKGLQGIAGATVMSGGALAPGAGAVAGAGATVGAGALAHGGLVYSNTIQNGIDNIQQMQVSDDINNAIKDGVPAKKHKVISDQKKLEGTGEPNSSSDLLNEDGSVKQRRWYGKDGKALEDIDYNHTDDGTHTFPHRHKWDWSKIPPRLKD, encoded by the coding sequence ATGAGCATTAATCTGTTTGTCGGCGAAGTGAACACACAAACGAAGGCCATTAAAAGCTACTGCAACAGCGTGATTAGTGGCATGACACACGTCCAAACGGCTTTAAGTAAAATCATCTTAGAACCTTCCCTGAAGGGAAATACATATGATTCTGCGAAAGCTTATTTCCAAACGGCTTATCTCCCAGCAACACGAGGCTTTATTCTAGTTTGCGAAACAGCAATTCGTGCCAATCAGCAGTTTATCAGCGACTACAAATCCAACGTGGACGCCAATAGCCTACAAGAAGACGTTTTAATTTCTCAAATTTCACGCTTAGATTCCATGTCTAGCGCCTTAGATTCGATTGCGATTCCAAAGGTTTTCACTCAAAATATTGTTGATAATTTACAGAGTGCTAAAGAAAAAACAGCGAAAAAATTAGATAAATTGAGAGAATTCAATCACACATCTGTTTCTATTTTTGATGACTTAGAACAACAGTTACAGAACCTAGAAACGGGTGTTACAATGATTGCGGAAGGAAAAGCCTGGAATGGGACTACAGGAACCTTTTCGACAACTGGGTTAAACATGGAATGGGCGCAAGCAATTGATCAAGCTTGGGAGGAACGTCTGAAAGAACAAGCTAAAAAAGATAAACCGAAGAAGAAAAAAGAAAAAATTCCCTGGTGGGAAAAAACAATGACTGGAGCACTAGACTTTTTACAAGGTGCTGGAATTGCAGTTGTTGAAATTAATACTGGAGAAAAAGCCAAAAAAGTAAATCAAAAGTTTCAAAACAATCAAAATTATCACTATGGAAAGCTATTTGGAACAGGATTAACAGGAATTCAATCACTTACTGAAATGTATCAAGGCGCTAATATGGCGATTAAAGGTCTTCAAGGAATAGCTGGAGCAACTGTTATGAGTGGTGGAGCTCTTGCACCTGGAGCAGGAGCAGTTGCTGGAGCGGGTGCCACAGTTGGAGCTGGAGCACTAGCGCACGGTGGGCTTGTGTACAGTAACACGATTCAGAATGGCATAGATAATATTCAGCAAATGCAGGTATCTGATGACATTAATAATGCAATTAAAGATGGTGTACCTGCAAAAAAACATAAGGTAATAAGTGATCAAAAGAAATTAGAAGGTACAGGTGAACCTAATTCTTCTTCTGATTTATTAAATGAAGATGGTAGTGTCAAACAAAGACGCTGGTATGGTAAAGATGGTAAAGCCCTTGAAGATATTGATTATAACCATACGGACGATGGAACGCATACTTTTCCTCACAGACACAAATGGGATTGGTCTAAAATTCCGCCAAGACTAAAAGACTAA
- the menB gene encoding 1,4-dihydroxy-2-naphthoyl-CoA synthase translates to MVENWKTIKEYSEILFEKTDHIAKITINRPQVHNAFTPKTVSEMIDAFTISREDSDIGVIILTGAGDNAFCSGGDQSVRGNGGYVGEDEIPRLNVLDLQRLIRIIPKPVVAMVKGWSIGGGNVLQLVCDLTIAGDNAKFGQTGPNVGSFDAGYGSGYLARVIGHKKAKEVWFMCRQYTADEALEMGWINTVVPVAEVEKETMAWAREMLKKSPTALRFIKAAMNADTDGLAGIQQLAGDATLLYYTSDEAKEGKNSFLEKRDPDFDQFPKFP, encoded by the coding sequence ATGGTAGAAAATTGGAAGACAATTAAAGAATATAGCGAAATATTATTCGAAAAAACAGATCATATTGCAAAAATCACAATCAATCGTCCACAAGTGCATAATGCATTTACCCCAAAAACAGTTTCTGAAATGATTGACGCCTTTACAATCAGTCGTGAAGATTCTGATATCGGTGTGATTATTTTAACAGGCGCAGGCGACAATGCCTTTTGTTCAGGCGGCGATCAAAGTGTTCGTGGAAATGGTGGCTACGTTGGCGAAGATGAAATTCCACGTCTAAATGTATTAGACCTACAACGCTTAATTCGTATTATTCCAAAACCAGTGGTTGCAATGGTTAAAGGCTGGTCAATCGGTGGTGGGAATGTTTTACAACTTGTTTGTGACTTAACAATTGCTGGAGACAACGCTAAGTTTGGACAAACAGGACCTAACGTTGGAAGTTTTGATGCAGGGTACGGTTCTGGCTATTTAGCACGCGTGATTGGACATAAAAAAGCGAAAGAAGTCTGGTTTATGTGCCGTCAATACACAGCAGACGAAGCATTGGAAATGGGCTGGATCAACACCGTTGTACCTGTTGCAGAAGTTGAAAAAGAAACAATGGCATGGGCAAGAGAAATGTTGAAGAAGAGCCCAACGGCTTTACGTTTCATTAAAGCAGCAATGAATGCTGATACAGATGGACTAGCAGGAATTCAACAATTAGCAGGAGATGCTACTTTGTTATATTATACTTCTGATGAAGCAAAAGAAGGTAAAAATTCATTCCTAGAAAAACGTGATCCTGATTTTGATCAATTCCCTAAATTCCCATAA
- a CDS encoding LCP family protein codes for MNKRTTIKKRRRQFLFGCIVILAIALTSCAVYGAKLLTQTKQTIDHSFQQLKRDEGTKKSLSKKDPFSVLLMGIDDTSERNLGSARTDALIYLTINPKNHTVDMVSIPRDTYTTIKTKQTTYQTRINAAYAYGQEEITVPTVEKLLNAPVDYYATFNFNSFLEIVDQLGGIEVDVPVTFTDTNTLGNGEVHLKKGKQHLTGEEALALARTRHIDNDVKRGERQQLVLEAIAKKAMDTGSIKQYSSILNVIGKNMKTDLTFNDILDLGKTALGKPYHFTSYVFDWGDVTIDGASMVELFPDSLDFISHRLRVSLKLDDADERDKKEYQFTSTKESQYN; via the coding sequence ATGAACAAACGAACTACTATCAAAAAAAGACGTCGTCAATTTCTGTTTGGATGCATTGTTATTTTAGCAATTGCTCTAACGAGTTGTGCTGTTTATGGCGCTAAGTTATTAACCCAAACGAAGCAAACTATTGATCATTCTTTTCAGCAATTAAAAAGAGATGAAGGAACTAAAAAATCACTTTCAAAGAAAGATCCATTCTCTGTTTTATTGATGGGAATTGATGATACGAGTGAACGTAATTTAGGCAGTGCTCGGACAGACGCTCTAATTTATTTGACTATAAATCCTAAAAATCATACGGTTGATATGGTCAGTATTCCTCGTGATACCTATACAACAATAAAAACAAAGCAAACTACTTATCAAACAAGAATCAACGCTGCCTACGCTTATGGACAAGAGGAAATCACGGTTCCAACAGTGGAGAAGCTGTTAAATGCTCCCGTTGATTATTATGCTACCTTCAATTTTAATTCATTTCTTGAAATTGTTGATCAATTGGGCGGTATTGAGGTTGATGTTCCCGTTACTTTTACGGACACCAATACTCTTGGAAATGGTGAAGTTCATTTAAAAAAAGGAAAACAGCATTTGACTGGTGAAGAGGCATTAGCACTGGCAAGAACTAGACATATCGATAATGACGTCAAGCGTGGCGAACGCCAGCAACTTGTTCTTGAAGCTATCGCAAAAAAAGCAATGGACACTGGATCAATTAAGCAATATTCAAGTATTTTAAACGTTATTGGCAAAAACATGAAAACTGATTTAACATTTAACGATATCCTTGATTTAGGAAAAACTGCCTTAGGGAAACCTTATCATTTTACTTCTTATGTCTTTGACTGGGGAGATGTTACAATAGATGGTGCAAGTATGGTGGAGTTATTTCCAGACAGTCTTGATTTTATCAGCCATCGTTTGAGAGTTTCTTTAAAATTAGATGATGCTGATGAGCGTGATAAAAAAGAGTATCAGTTTACAAGTACTAAGGAAAGCCAGTATAATTAA
- a CDS encoding helix-turn-helix domain-containing protein: protein MTYGELIREIRIKKNITQKYLYQSIMSKSYAIRFEQGKHEISFFLFNQILEKIPMEVDEFLYIYNHYHESQSESFYNEYGHYGNINDITGLVNLKNKISNAVDNNQINLKIAELTARIDQLNDYNETGLYSKEKIDEQALNLITAHLENIQDWTIDELRFLANTIDYIDYKERLDYFKLLLPKIRKYKEFGRGKKVICTLLINAVRESILLLDIETAKILLKELDYFSNEIEELFFRISYFYYIGLILIYENELLDGEKKVNNAIDTLENLEFHYQANLFKETYTQFKKIVAMQEH, encoded by the coding sequence TTGACATACGGTGAGTTAATTCGAGAAATTAGAATTAAAAAAAATATAACGCAAAAATACTTATATCAATCGATTATGTCAAAATCATATGCGATTCGATTTGAACAAGGAAAACATGAAATTTCTTTTTTTTTGTTCAATCAAATTTTAGAAAAAATCCCAATGGAAGTCGATGAATTTCTGTATATTTACAATCATTACCATGAGTCGCAATCGGAATCTTTTTATAATGAATATGGACATTACGGAAATATAAATGATATTACGGGTCTAGTGAACCTGAAAAATAAAATCAGCAACGCAGTCGATAATAATCAGATTAACTTAAAAATAGCTGAACTAACTGCTCGAATAGATCAACTAAATGATTATAATGAAACTGGGTTATATAGCAAAGAAAAGATAGATGAACAAGCCTTAAATCTAATTACGGCACATTTAGAAAATATACAAGATTGGACAATTGACGAACTGCGCTTTTTAGCCAACACGATTGACTATATTGATTATAAAGAACGGCTCGATTATTTTAAATTGCTACTTCCAAAAATCAGAAAATATAAAGAATTTGGGAGAGGGAAAAAAGTTATCTGTACATTACTAATCAATGCTGTTCGCGAATCGATTCTGTTGCTTGATATTGAAACGGCTAAAATCCTTTTGAAAGAGTTAGATTATTTTTCTAACGAGATTGAAGAACTTTTCTTTAGAATTAGTTATTTTTATTACATTGGCTTAATTTTAATTTATGAAAATGAGTTGCTTGATGGTGAAAAAAAAGTAAACAATGCAATCGATACTTTAGAAAATTTGGAATTCCATTATCAAGCCAATTTGTTTAAAGAAACCTATACTCAATTTAAAAAAATAGTTGCTATGCAGGAACACTAA